Proteins from one Gimesia maris genomic window:
- a CDS encoding PQQ-like beta-propeller repeat protein, with amino-acid sequence MNRLLSNRRFTHPLRIMLIVCCSLTVLSSLHAENWPRFRGADGSGISEEKGFPLQWTEKDYAWHMELPGIGHSSPSVWGDNLFVTSAIDEGETRYLFCIDPKTGKEKWRQETKLKKSHKHRKGSWASSTPATDGEHVYVEFADEESYLLIAYDFKGNKIWERNLGAFMSQHGHGSSPIIYKDLVIATNDQQGPSFVTAFNKLTGETVWQADREVRRTSYATPIIINHPNTGPQLICVSGATGVSSLDPETGKLNWTTGEFPQRTVSSPVYGEGLIFATCGGGGRGKLLYGVDPTGSGNIKESHIKYQRSTKLPYVPTPVVYEGHLYLWGDAGVVSCVDLATQKNIWTERIEGNFSSSPVCINGVLYCINENGDLAMIEASPQFKSHGKVKLGDPSHATVVVANGQMFLRTFKHLYCLQPQK; translated from the coding sequence ATGAACAGACTACTTTCCAACCGCCGTTTTACCCACCCCCTGCGGATCATGCTGATTGTATGCTGCTCTCTTACCGTTCTGTCCTCACTGCACGCAGAAAACTGGCCGCGCTTTCGAGGAGCCGACGGTTCAGGCATTTCGGAAGAAAAAGGCTTCCCGCTGCAGTGGACCGAGAAAGACTACGCCTGGCACATGGAACTGCCTGGAATCGGGCATTCTTCACCGTCCGTCTGGGGAGACAACCTGTTTGTCACTTCCGCCATCGATGAAGGAGAAACCCGCTACCTGTTCTGCATCGACCCCAAAACCGGAAAAGAAAAGTGGCGACAGGAAACGAAACTTAAAAAGAGCCATAAACATCGCAAGGGAAGCTGGGCCTCCAGTACCCCCGCCACCGATGGAGAACACGTGTATGTCGAGTTTGCGGATGAAGAGTCATATCTGCTGATCGCCTACGACTTCAAAGGGAACAAAATCTGGGAACGCAACCTGGGCGCCTTTATGAGCCAGCACGGACATGGCAGCTCTCCCATCATCTATAAAGACCTGGTCATCGCCACCAACGACCAACAGGGCCCCAGTTTTGTCACCGCGTTTAATAAACTGACCGGCGAAACAGTCTGGCAGGCAGACCGGGAGGTCCGTCGGACTTCCTATGCGACCCCCATCATTATCAATCACCCCAATACGGGACCGCAACTGATTTGTGTCAGTGGTGCAACCGGCGTCAGCAGCCTCGACCCGGAAACAGGGAAACTGAACTGGACTACGGGAGAATTTCCGCAGCGAACTGTTTCTTCCCCCGTGTATGGCGAAGGCCTGATTTTTGCTACCTGTGGCGGGGGCGGCAGAGGCAAACTGCTGTATGGCGTAGACCCTACCGGTTCAGGTAATATCAAAGAAAGCCATATCAAGTATCAGCGTTCCACCAAACTTCCTTACGTTCCGACTCCGGTTGTCTACGAAGGACATCTCTATCTCTGGGGTGATGCCGGCGTCGTCAGCTGTGTCGATCTGGCCACTCAGAAAAACATCTGGACCGAACGTATTGAGGGAAACTTCAGCAGTTCTCCCGTCTGCATTAACGGCGTCCTGTACTGCATCAATGAAAATGGTGATCTTGCCATGATCGAAGCCTCTCCCCAGTTTAAATCACATGGAAAAGTCAAACTCGGAGACCCCAGCCATGCGACCGTGGTGGTCGCCAATGGCCAGATGTTTCTGCGGACCTTTAAACACCTGTACTGCCTGCAACCTCAAAAATAA
- a CDS encoding glutamate-5-semialdehyde dehydrogenase, protein MTELDLAQYTEQLASQARDASRKLVSSNGNQKNAWLRRMIELIQERTPELLEANAADIKQAPEYGLTEASIDRLRLTETRLQGIITALEEIIALPNPIGEIIDSNIRPNGLLVTRVRVPLGVVFFIYESRPNVTIDAAALCVKSGNAVILRGGKEALHSNIAFYKLLQEGLRDVGLPEEAVQLVETTDREAVGHFLKLSEYIDVTIPRGGKGLIERVARDATMPVIKHFDGVCHVYLDKSADPELAVSITVNSKCQRPGVCNAAESLLVHTDIADTVYPRVAEALKKQGVELRCCPRSLERTPGATAATEEDYGTEYGAKIISVKIVNHMDEAIRHIHQYGSGHTESIVTTELAASEKFTTQVDSAAVIVNASTRFNDGGEFGLGAEIGISTDKFHARGPCGLNELTSYKYVAHGAGQIRE, encoded by the coding sequence ATGACAGAATTAGACCTGGCTCAATATACAGAACAGCTGGCATCTCAGGCACGAGACGCCTCGCGGAAACTGGTATCCTCAAACGGGAATCAGAAAAATGCCTGGCTGCGCCGCATGATTGAGCTGATTCAAGAACGAACACCCGAACTGCTGGAAGCAAACGCCGCCGACATCAAACAGGCACCTGAATATGGCCTGACGGAGGCTTCGATCGATCGGCTGCGACTGACCGAGACCCGATTGCAGGGGATTATTACGGCTCTGGAAGAGATCATCGCGTTGCCGAATCCGATTGGCGAAATCATCGACAGTAATATTCGTCCGAACGGTCTGCTGGTGACACGCGTAAGAGTCCCGCTGGGCGTTGTCTTTTTTATCTATGAATCACGCCCTAATGTGACCATCGATGCGGCTGCATTGTGTGTCAAAAGCGGAAACGCCGTGATTTTGAGGGGCGGAAAAGAAGCATTACACAGCAATATCGCATTCTATAAGCTGTTACAGGAAGGCCTGCGTGATGTCGGGCTTCCCGAAGAAGCAGTGCAGCTGGTTGAAACGACGGACCGCGAAGCAGTGGGACATTTTCTGAAACTGAGCGAATACATTGATGTGACGATACCCCGTGGGGGAAAAGGTCTGATTGAACGAGTGGCCCGCGATGCGACAATGCCTGTTATCAAGCATTTTGATGGCGTCTGCCACGTGTATCTCGACAAATCGGCTGATCCAGAGCTGGCAGTATCGATTACGGTGAACAGTAAATGTCAGCGTCCCGGTGTGTGCAATGCAGCGGAAAGCCTGCTCGTGCATACTGATATCGCCGATACAGTTTATCCACGTGTCGCAGAGGCGCTTAAGAAGCAGGGAGTCGAACTGCGCTGCTGTCCGCGTTCATTGGAACGGACACCGGGGGCAACAGCGGCGACTGAAGAAGATTATGGCACGGAATACGGGGCCAAAATCATCTCCGTCAAAATTGTGAATCACATGGATGAAGCGATCCGACATATTCATCAATATGGATCGGGGCATACCGAGTCGATTGTCACGACAGAGCTGGCGGCGTCTGAGAAGTTCACAACACAAGTCGATTCGGCGGCAGTGATCGTGAATGCCAGCACGCGTTTCAACGATGGAGGAGAGTTCGGACTGGGAGCGGAAATCGGGATCAGTACCGATAAATTTCACGCACGTGGTCCCTGTGGATTAAACGAACTGACCAGTTATAAATATGTAGCCCATGGAGCAGGGCAGATTCGAGAGTAG
- a CDS encoding M20/M25/M40 family metallo-hydrolase has product MSNHSTETAIKVNSKKALQLVTELMAIPGKSGEEALIAAEIKSRLLKAGLSETMIQFDSAHKKSPIGGQTGNMIVKLPGTMRGPRRLLMAHMDTVPLCEGAKPVKKGDLIHSKSELTALGADDRSGCSVILNALLTILEHNLPHPPLSFCWMVQEEIGLVGVRLLTTSKLGKPRMCFNWDGKLSDMVCIGATGDSGMLIQIQGIASHAGAHPECGVSAAVIASRAIDDLYTNGWHGLVIKGKNTGSSNVGVIEGGAATNVVMPELTIKAEARSHNPRFRQKILDEFKKAFLKAAKSVKNSEGKQGSVSFESYLKYDSFRLPEQEPAVQTARLAIEKQGGQPELTIANGGLDANWMTAHGFPTVTLGCGQQDIHTTSETLMIDEYLKACQIGLLLATATESA; this is encoded by the coding sequence ATGAGCAACCATTCCACAGAGACTGCAATTAAAGTCAATTCTAAAAAAGCGTTACAGCTCGTGACTGAGCTCATGGCAATCCCCGGTAAGAGTGGTGAAGAGGCACTGATCGCTGCGGAAATCAAAAGCCGCCTGCTCAAAGCGGGACTGTCTGAAACAATGATCCAGTTTGATTCTGCCCATAAGAAAAGTCCGATTGGTGGTCAGACAGGGAACATGATCGTCAAACTGCCCGGCACAATGCGGGGACCACGCCGCCTGCTGATGGCCCATATGGATACCGTCCCTCTGTGTGAGGGGGCAAAACCGGTCAAAAAAGGAGATCTGATCCATTCCAAAAGTGAACTGACCGCATTAGGTGCAGACGACCGCTCGGGCTGCAGCGTCATACTTAACGCACTGCTCACCATTCTCGAACACAATCTGCCGCATCCACCACTCAGCTTCTGCTGGATGGTTCAGGAAGAAATCGGTCTGGTCGGCGTTCGTCTGCTCACAACCAGTAAGCTGGGAAAGCCCCGGATGTGCTTCAACTGGGATGGTAAGCTCTCTGACATGGTCTGCATCGGTGCAACCGGTGACTCGGGTATGCTGATCCAGATTCAAGGCATCGCCAGTCACGCCGGCGCGCATCCGGAATGCGGTGTCAGCGCCGCCGTAATCGCCTCCCGGGCTATTGACGACCTCTACACGAATGGCTGGCACGGTCTGGTAATCAAAGGCAAGAACACGGGATCCAGTAATGTTGGAGTCATCGAAGGCGGAGCCGCAACGAATGTAGTCATGCCCGAATTAACCATCAAAGCGGAAGCCCGCAGTCACAATCCCCGCTTTCGCCAGAAAATACTGGATGAGTTTAAAAAGGCTTTCCTGAAAGCGGCCAAATCAGTGAAAAACAGTGAAGGGAAACAGGGGAGCGTTTCTTTCGAATCCTATTTGAAATATGATTCCTTCCGCCTCCCGGAACAGGAACCCGCTGTGCAGACAGCGCGGCTTGCCATTGAAAAACAGGGAGGACAACCGGAACTGACGATTGCCAATGGTGGTCTGGATGCCAACTGGATGACCGCCCATGGATTTCCCACTGTCACACTGGGATGTGGCCAACAGGACATCCACACGACCAGTGAAACCCTGATGATTGATGAATATCTCAAAGCCTGTCAGATTGGACTGCTGCTGGCGACGGCGACAGAATCAGCCTGA
- a CDS encoding SGNH/GDSL hydrolase family protein → MKIIRSPLRWLKHITLALITLILLAVGSEVALRVAEYRDQDSVRSYDSEGFLIPSDVSYHRIRPLQDVSRKHPDTGETIQFSINSLGLRGAEPAIPKPAGVFRILCLGGETVLAPEMSDEDTFCSRLESLLQKQTELKVEVINAGVPDACPLMSYLHLRHSLLGLQPDLILFHFDMSDVADDHALRRYTQISDAGVPLCSMHPLFEKMHEPERLESHFFVYRYTLRWLGDYWVENQPAGLDRDIDTPQGKYLWLEDHPPDWSVYVRQTLEPIQNIQQIAQGTYSRFIMASYPKPWQVSETAMGGEQARAQLGVRAGVTYGSRFPFELLETYSRQINLSFCDTSRTFQSIQDPDRYYLQNVSQFSREGHALYARELALYILKEVPGIWSREVPSQLEPPADRQALVPLR, encoded by the coding sequence TTGAAGATCATCCGCTCACCTCTGCGCTGGCTTAAGCATATTACGCTGGCACTGATTACTCTCATCCTGTTAGCGGTTGGGAGCGAGGTGGCGCTGCGCGTTGCCGAATATCGAGATCAGGATTCTGTCCGTAGCTATGATTCTGAAGGGTTTCTGATTCCCTCCGACGTGAGTTATCACCGCATCCGGCCTTTGCAGGATGTTTCCCGCAAACATCCTGATACGGGAGAAACAATTCAGTTTTCGATCAACAGCCTGGGGCTCAGAGGGGCTGAACCTGCGATCCCTAAGCCTGCGGGGGTCTTTCGGATTCTCTGCCTGGGAGGCGAGACGGTTCTGGCTCCGGAGATGTCAGACGAGGATACTTTCTGCTCCCGACTGGAATCGCTGTTACAGAAGCAGACCGAACTGAAAGTAGAAGTCATCAATGCCGGCGTGCCTGATGCCTGTCCCCTGATGTCGTATCTGCATTTAAGACATTCCCTGCTGGGGCTGCAGCCCGACCTGATTCTATTTCATTTTGACATGTCCGATGTTGCCGACGATCATGCATTGCGGCGTTACACACAGATCAGTGATGCCGGGGTACCTTTGTGCTCGATGCATCCTCTGTTTGAGAAGATGCATGAACCGGAACGACTGGAGAGTCACTTCTTCGTCTATCGTTATACACTTCGCTGGCTCGGCGATTACTGGGTGGAAAATCAACCAGCGGGTCTGGATCGTGATATTGATACGCCTCAGGGAAAATATCTGTGGCTGGAAGATCATCCCCCCGACTGGTCAGTTTATGTCCGGCAGACCCTGGAGCCCATTCAAAATATTCAACAGATTGCTCAGGGGACTTACTCGCGTTTTATCATGGCATCCTATCCCAAACCATGGCAGGTATCTGAGACAGCGATGGGGGGAGAACAGGCCCGCGCACAACTGGGAGTTCGTGCCGGTGTGACTTATGGAAGCCGCTTTCCGTTTGAACTGCTGGAGACGTATTCCCGACAGATCAATCTTTCCTTCTGTGATACCTCACGCACTTTTCAGAGTATCCAGGATCCGGATCGATATTATCTGCAAAATGTGTCTCAGTTTTCACGTGAAGGCCATGCCTTATACGCTCGTGAACTGGCTCTGTATATTCTAAAGGAAGTCCCGGGCATCTGGTCTCGCGAAGTTCCTTCGCAGCTTGAACCGCCGGCCGATCGACAGGCGTTGGTTCCCTTACGTTAA
- the rpmI gene encoding 50S ribosomal protein L35, producing MPKQKTHKGMKKRFKITASGKAKHRKAFRGHILSKKSPKRKIRLRGDGIVTGAEAKLIVNALRPSS from the coding sequence ATGCCTAAGCAAAAGACACATAAAGGAATGAAGAAGCGGTTCAAAATTACTGCTTCTGGTAAAGCCAAGCACAGGAAAGCATTTCGCGGTCACATTCTCAGTAAAAAGAGCCCCAAGCGAAAGATCAGACTTCGCGGTGATGGTATTGTGACAGGCGCGGAAGCAAAGCTGATTGTGAATGCTCTGCGTCCCAGTTCATAA
- a CDS encoding Glu/Leu/Phe/Val family dehydrogenase, with the protein MSSYETACRYFYQASRQVGLSKNMQDLLRTPEREVKVEVAIERDNGEIATYIGYRVQHDSSRGPMKGGLRFHPEVNGDEVLALASLMTWKTALVNIPYGGAKGGISVDTSQLSQGELERVTRKFIDKIYDVIGPLKDIPAPDMGTNAQVMAWIMNQYEKYRGFNPACVTGKPLELHGADGREEATGRGVAMVTRDTLDHMKIDVTGVTVAIQGFGNVGSYTAHFLDELGAKIVAVSDASGGIYCADGINIPKLIEYTKDTGAVKGFPETEALSNEELLTSNVTVLIPAALGGVLTKDIAKEVKARCIIEAANNPTVPEADEIFDKNGVIVVPDILANAGGVTVSYFEWVQNRQHFSWEKSRVRSELDRIMNDSFKLVWKIATDKKVSLRVAAYILGIGRVGRATVLGGI; encoded by the coding sequence ATGAGTTCTTACGAAACAGCATGTCGTTATTTTTATCAGGCTTCGCGCCAGGTCGGTTTGTCGAAGAATATGCAGGATCTGCTGCGAACCCCGGAGCGAGAAGTCAAAGTCGAAGTGGCTATTGAACGGGATAATGGTGAAATCGCGACCTATATCGGCTATCGTGTGCAACATGACAGTTCGCGTGGCCCCATGAAAGGGGGGTTGCGTTTTCACCCGGAGGTCAATGGAGATGAAGTGTTGGCGCTGGCCTCTTTGATGACCTGGAAGACGGCTCTGGTGAATATTCCTTACGGCGGTGCTAAAGGGGGGATTTCGGTAGATACCAGTCAATTGTCCCAGGGGGAACTGGAACGGGTCACCCGTAAATTTATCGATAAGATCTATGATGTGATCGGGCCTCTCAAAGACATTCCGGCACCGGATATGGGAACGAATGCGCAAGTGATGGCCTGGATCATGAATCAGTATGAAAAATACCGGGGATTCAACCCGGCCTGTGTCACAGGAAAACCGCTGGAACTGCATGGCGCCGATGGTCGTGAAGAGGCCACCGGCCGTGGGGTGGCGATGGTGACACGGGACACACTGGATCATATGAAGATTGATGTGACCGGAGTGACTGTCGCAATTCAAGGGTTCGGCAATGTGGGCAGCTACACTGCTCATTTTCTGGATGAATTGGGGGCCAAGATTGTCGCTGTGTCTGACGCCAGCGGCGGAATTTACTGTGCTGATGGAATTAATATTCCCAAACTTATCGAATACACTAAGGACACAGGAGCCGTCAAAGGATTTCCGGAAACGGAAGCCCTCTCGAACGAGGAACTGCTCACATCCAATGTGACCGTACTGATTCCCGCTGCTTTGGGTGGGGTATTGACCAAAGACATCGCTAAGGAAGTCAAAGCGAGATGCATTATTGAAGCTGCCAATAATCCGACTGTCCCGGAAGCAGACGAAATATTCGATAAAAACGGAGTCATCGTGGTACCTGATATTCTGGCCAATGCCGGGGGCGTGACGGTCAGTTACTTCGAATGGGTTCAGAATCGTCAGCATTTCAGCTGGGAAAAATCCCGCGTACGGTCGGAATTAGATCGTATTATGAATGACAGTTTTAAACTGGTCTGGAAGATTGCTACTGATAAAAAAGTGTCTCTGCGCGTCGCCGCCTATATACTGGGAATTGGACGGGTAGGGCGTGCCACCGTTCTGGGAGGCATCTGA
- the rplT gene encoding 50S ribosomal protein L20, giving the protein MRVRKGAARRRAKKRLFKEARGNVGGRSKLLRTVKETLIRSRVYAYRDRRVRKREFRALWVTRITAACRARGTNYSQFINGLTKAGITLNRKSLSELAIYQPQIFDEIVKASQAALAA; this is encoded by the coding sequence ATGCGAGTTCGAAAAGGTGCAGCTCGACGTCGAGCCAAGAAAAGACTGTTCAAAGAAGCCCGCGGTAATGTTGGTGGTCGCAGTAAACTGCTGCGAACCGTCAAAGAAACCCTGATTCGTTCCCGGGTGTACGCCTACCGTGACCGTCGCGTTCGCAAACGTGAATTCCGTGCATTGTGGGTGACTCGAATCACTGCTGCCTGCCGCGCACGTGGGACGAATTACTCCCAGTTTATCAATGGTTTGACCAAAGCGGGAATCACTCTGAATCGTAAATCGCTGAGCGAACTGGCAATTTATCAGCCACAGATCTTTGATGAGATTGTGAAAGCTTCCCAGGCTGCTTTAGCAGCATAA
- a CDS encoding polyprenyl synthetase family protein yields the protein MSDSSQPFKEMWSNLQTLVNRQLEEALDQSGDCPPILKAAMSYSLSAGGKRLRPILVLLSCEACGGDQSTALPAACAIEMVHTYSLIHDDLPAMDDDELRRGLPTSHIKFGEANAILAGDALLTRAFELLANQIEVKSCAAACCVDLANAAGAVGMVGGQVADLESEHLENPTLEILEAIHKRKTGRLICSALTMGARIGGADPATLKNLERYGTCIGLAFQITDDLLDLTGDEEKMGKGVRKDADHGKLTYPSLIGVEESRRRSQNLIEEACLSIAPLGSHGQRLEELAHFILERDH from the coding sequence ATGAGCGATTCATCCCAGCCCTTCAAAGAAATGTGGAGCAACCTGCAGACACTGGTCAATCGCCAGTTGGAAGAGGCCCTCGATCAATCGGGTGACTGCCCGCCGATTCTCAAAGCAGCAATGTCCTACAGCCTCTCTGCTGGAGGAAAACGCTTACGCCCCATCCTGGTGCTACTCAGCTGTGAAGCCTGTGGCGGTGATCAGAGCACAGCCTTACCAGCCGCCTGTGCCATCGAAATGGTACACACCTATTCTCTGATCCATGACGATCTACCGGCGATGGACGACGATGAACTCCGCCGTGGCTTACCGACCAGCCACATCAAATTCGGTGAAGCAAATGCAATCCTCGCTGGCGATGCGTTATTGACCCGTGCCTTCGAACTGCTCGCTAATCAGATCGAAGTAAAATCCTGTGCTGCAGCATGTTGTGTCGATCTCGCAAATGCCGCTGGCGCTGTGGGAATGGTCGGAGGTCAGGTCGCCGATCTGGAATCAGAGCACCTCGAAAACCCCACACTCGAAATTCTGGAAGCCATTCACAAACGTAAGACAGGCCGCCTGATCTGCAGTGCACTGACCATGGGGGCTCGCATTGGCGGAGCAGACCCAGCAACCCTGAAAAACCTGGAAAGATACGGCACTTGCATAGGATTGGCATTCCAAATTACCGATGACCTGCTTGATTTAACCGGTGATGAAGAAAAAATGGGAAAAGGCGTGCGAAAAGACGCCGATCACGGTAAATTAACATACCCCTCCCTGATTGGCGTTGAAGAAAGTCGACGACGCTCTCAAAATTTAATTGAAGAAGCGTGCCTCTCGATCGCCCCACTTGGGAGCCACGGCCAACGATTGGAAGAACTGGCCCACTTTATATTAGAACGAGACCACTGA
- a CDS encoding Crp/Fnr family transcriptional regulator has product MISTEELINDCVLFQSVTPAEMEELLYYSETEEFSEGARILDEGNSTRYLWVIKSGSCEVRKKLANGSEQTLTKLSPLSVFGEMSFFKPAPHSASVVALSDVEVVRIPGREFDQMLKDGAKGAQKVVFNTVRIMSDRLRMMDKWSAEMAESCGSRTRNAEWHDFRSKLYSDWKF; this is encoded by the coding sequence ATGATATCCACAGAGGAACTGATCAATGATTGTGTTCTGTTTCAGTCTGTAACACCGGCTGAAATGGAAGAATTGCTCTATTACTCTGAAACGGAAGAGTTTTCTGAAGGGGCACGAATTCTGGACGAAGGGAATTCCACACGCTATCTCTGGGTCATAAAGAGTGGTTCCTGTGAGGTACGTAAGAAACTGGCCAATGGAAGCGAGCAGACTCTGACTAAGTTGAGCCCACTGTCGGTGTTCGGCGAAATGTCGTTTTTCAAGCCTGCTCCTCACTCAGCGAGCGTGGTTGCTTTGTCCGATGTGGAAGTCGTGCGGATTCCCGGACGCGAATTCGATCAGATGCTGAAAGACGGAGCCAAAGGCGCTCAGAAGGTTGTGTTCAATACTGTGCGGATCATGTCGGATCGATTGCGGATGATGGATAAATGGTCAGCAGAAATGGCGGAGAGTTGTGGTTCCCGCACCAGAAATGCAGAATGGCATGACTTTCGGTCGAAATTATACTCAGACTGGAAGTTTTAG
- the fliM gene encoding flagellar motor switch protein FliM: MADVLSQNEVESLLSALDPSASSGGGSSRPATRNTDFNSQISIYDFKRPERVSKEQMRAFRALHESFSREFGAALSGMLRSIIEVKLISVDQLTYSEFVFSLENPTCFNLLESETLDGHIILDISPSIIFPIIDRLLGGDGHSHGAYPNRALTEIEIRLVSRITGLAIEGIESAWSNLCDWKLRVSQVESNPQLVQIVPPNEVIVLISFEVTMGETRGIINLCIPFNTIEPLSNKLTSDTWSAYKKKSPDLRQQLNLEASVSKSKIAMRVELDNSKLTAGEVLNLAVGDVIMCNKGSAQSLTVELEGSPVFTAFPGVYKGHKAISIEKMLAIPRDVIEERLKKSDAATG, encoded by the coding sequence ATGGCAGACGTACTGAGTCAAAATGAAGTCGAGTCGCTCTTATCGGCGTTAGATCCCTCTGCGAGCAGCGGCGGTGGATCGAGCCGTCCTGCGACGCGCAATACCGACTTCAATTCCCAGATCAGTATCTATGACTTCAAACGTCCCGAGCGTGTCAGCAAAGAGCAGATGCGGGCATTTCGCGCGTTGCATGAAAGCTTTAGCCGTGAATTTGGTGCCGCCCTCAGCGGGATGTTGCGTTCCATCATTGAAGTCAAGCTGATCAGTGTAGACCAGTTGACCTACAGCGAATTTGTATTCAGTCTGGAGAACCCGACCTGTTTTAATCTACTTGAGTCCGAAACGCTGGACGGGCATATTATTCTGGACATCAGCCCGTCGATCATCTTTCCCATCATTGACCGGTTACTGGGGGGGGATGGGCATTCGCATGGTGCCTACCCGAATCGGGCGCTGACCGAAATCGAAATCCGCCTGGTTTCCCGGATTACCGGGCTGGCCATTGAAGGGATTGAATCGGCGTGGAGTAACTTGTGTGACTGGAAATTACGGGTCTCACAGGTCGAAAGTAATCCTCAACTGGTGCAGATTGTACCACCCAACGAAGTGATCGTGCTGATTTCTTTCGAAGTCACGATGGGGGAAACGCGAGGGATTATCAATCTCTGTATTCCCTTCAATACGATTGAGCCTCTGTCTAACAAATTGACCTCCGATACCTGGTCTGCTTACAAGAAGAAGTCACCGGATTTGAGACAGCAACTGAATCTGGAAGCGAGTGTCTCTAAGTCAAAAATTGCGATGCGGGTCGAACTGGACAACAGTAAATTGACGGCGGGTGAAGTACTGAATCTGGCTGTGGGTGATGTCATCATGTGTAACAAGGGGAGTGCCCAGAGCCTGACGGTTGAGCTGGAAGGTTCGCCGGTCTTCACTGCTTTTCCGGGAGTGTATAAAGGACATAAAGCCATCAGTATTGAGAAAATGCTGGCAATTCCCCGGGACGTGATCGAAGAACGTCTGAAAAAATCGGATGCAGCGACAGGATAA